The genomic stretch atagcaCATAAAACAACATTTATATTCATCCTCAGTGAATTTCAAAGAAACGGTGATTTGACATTTCTTGTACCATGTACTGATGACTAGGAAAACTGCTGAAAGTGTTTTTTGAAATAATCTTTATCTATGGAAATATAAGTCCCCATAAGCATCACCTAAAGAGGTAAATGGGAAAAATTAAGTACTGTTAACTGCCTTTGCTGTGCGTGTAACTCCTTTTCTTgctgcatttaaaattatttagtttaCACAAATTCAATTTAGAGACAGTTGAGAAGTAAACTTCAGCTatctctttataaaaattaaaactagtaTGTACCTGTATTCAGCAGCAGAAGtagttttaaagaatttttcaagGGCAACATGTTctctttaaattatcttttttgtgTATGAATGCCCAATTTCCTCCCATCAAGTCAATTCTGTCCTTTCATTGTCATAGTAATAATCTTTAAAAGCCccatattttatccttttttttggtttgtttttttaaaacaaatgcagGTTTCCTACTTCTTATTGTACTGATTctatctccacatcctctctctcTGAGTAATTTACCATGTGGATAACAGGACTTTCtcctggttgtttttttttttttttttttaacctgtaactccagaacattttaattctaaagagctttaataaataaaaagcccCAGTTTCCAAATATCTATCAAAAAGAGAATGAATAACGAGTCCCATCAGAGctggggaaaaatttttttttaaaaggaaggggagggatgaAGGTAGAtaacaattttcttttcaaaaagatAAAGATAAGACACCGCTTCCTCAAATAACCACTCAGAATGTCACTTGAGATGAGTAGGCAGGAGGAATCTAATGGTCCATATTTGCCTTGTATACAGTACTGGGCAACTAAACGCCAACTTAGCTATTTAGGGATGGCTTATTAAAACGTTGAAAAAATGAAAGACTTCATCCTTGTCATAGACCGCCACTTCGGTGGAACATTCAGTGCACATGACTGGGTGATAGATTTCTTCCACATCTGTCTCTGCCTGCTCCACAGCATCTTCTTGGTTAGACCTCATCTTCTTATGGCCTCGCCTTTTCTTCCTGTTCTCTGGGGTTTTGTATCTTAGAATCTCTTCTTTGTTGATAGAACAATTCATTACAAGCATTGCTCTATACTGAGTTTTGTATGATTCATGCCTTTGGTAATCAAGACACAGGGTGGTCATGCAGGCCAGGCAATTCAAGACAGCATCACTATTTGGAAAAGGCTGTTGTTGTTGATGTGGCCGCTGTATTCCAAAACCATGGTAGCCTCTTCTCTGTGCATCAACCCAGGCCTGATCTCTGTCATCTTTTtcaggatcatatagtaattcatCATTTGTTGGACTTCTgtgttgtttcttcttctttttctcggTCACCTGTGCTGCTTTGTCTTCATCCTCAGAATCAGAATCCAAATATATATCGTCATAGTACTTTGTCGGAGCTGTTCCAACTTTCCCATTTCCTGAGGAAGACCCTGTTTCTAGAGAGGATAACTTGTCCTCCATTGTTTTTATGGTGGAATTTAATTcagcttccatttctttttcaaattcatctTCACTAGAGGATTCACTTTCTCCAGTAAGACATTCTCTGATAAGTTTTCGTTTCTGGTCAGGAGTTCCATGTAAAAGCACATCCACCTCATCTTCAGGACTGTGGCAACTGTCACAGGAATATAAAGCCTCTTTAAAGGCATTTAActacatgggaattccctggtggtccagtagttaggactccatgcttccactgctggggacctgggttcaatccctggtcagggaactaagatcctgctgAAAGCCAGCTCCTCATCACTAGGCTCTTCAACTGCGTAGGGGTCATAGTCATCTTGGAGGCGGTTCATGGCGGCCTGCCCCCTCCGATACCGTCCACAGGTGTCGGCAGAGTACCTGCTTTCTCCACAAGTCCCTTTCCTAAAGCGCTCCAGCACTACtctctcctgttttgttttgttttttttttttttgcggtatgcgggcctctcactgttgtggcctctcccgttgtggagcacaggcccagccgctccgtggcatgtgggatattcccggaccggggcacgaacccatgtcccctgcattggcaggcagactctcaaccactgcgccaccagggaagccctctcctggttttttaaaaaaaaatttattggagtatagttgatttacagtgttgtgtttaatttccactgtatagcaaagtgactcagttctccatgtatatatattctttttcatattttccattatggtttatcacaggatattgtatatggttccctgtgctatacagtaggaccttgttgtttacccatctatatataatagtttgcatctgctaaccccaaactccccatacttccctctcccatcctcctcccccttggcaaccacaagtctgctctctacatttgtgagtctgtttttgtttcatagatatgttcatttgtgtcacattttagattccacatataagtgatgtcgaatgatatttgtctttctctttctggcttactttgaTCAGTATGataatctaggtccatccatgttgctgcaaatggcattcttttgtttttttttaatggctgagtaatattccattgtatgtatgtaccacaccttctttatccattcatctgttgatggacatttaggttgtttccatgtcctggctattgtaagtagtgctgctatgaacatcggggtgcatgtatctttttgaattatagttttgtctgagtatatgcctaggagtgggatggctggatcatatggcaactctatttttagtttcttgaggaacctccatacagttctccatagtggctgcaccaacttacattcccaccaacagtgtaagagggtcccctttctccctaccctctccagcatttattgtttgtagactttttaatgatggtccttctgactggtgtgagctagtacctcactgcagtttggagttgcatttctctaataattagcgatgatgaGCAGCTTTCTACTGTTCTTGATACTCAAGAAAGGTATCCTTTGGGTTTCAGATTAGTAGAATACGTCCTTGTTCCTTGTCAGGCCAGGAAATTGAGATGATATTTATTTCAAGGTGTTCCCAGGTGGAAGAGTTGGTTTGATAGTTACATATGAGCTCAATTTCTGCTATGATTTTAAGACTATAGATAAGAAACAGTTGCCTGTCTGTTCACATGGCTTTGCGAGATCTCCTGGTATGTTCCTATGAGCCAAGTGTTTTACTACCGGAAAGTGCTTGGTATCATCTGCAGACATCAATATTTCACAGTGCCCCCTCTCCTTGagacagtttcttttcttttttctttctttggctgcactgtgcagcttgcaggaacTTAGTTCCTTGGCCAGTGATTCAACCCGGGCCCAGGACAGTGAAAGCgcagcgtcctaaccactgggccaccagggaattcccaagacaaTTTCTAAACACATTAAATCGACACAGATcgcaagttttctttctttcgttttaaaaaagatttattatttatttatttttaaaaaattttttggctgtgtcgggtcttagttgtggcatgcaggatcttcatcgaggcatgtgggatctttcgttgcagcatgcgggctctttgttgcggcacgcaggctactctagttgcggcgcgcaggctccagggcgcgtgggctctgtagtttgcagcacgcagctctctagttgaggcacatgagcttagtagttgtggtgtgcgggcttagttgccccgaggcatgtgggatcttagttccccaaccagggatcgagcctgcgtcccctacattgtagggcggattctttaccagtgtaccaccagggaagtccaaagattTCTTTATTTAGTCAAGCGTTCTTTCAATTCTGTTCCTTATTTACGTTCTGTGAAGTAGCTT from Phocoena phocoena chromosome X, mPhoPho1.1, whole genome shotgun sequence encodes the following:
- the LOC136142968 gene encoding E2F-associated phosphoprotein-like, translated to MNRLQDDYDPYAVEEPSDEELAFSSPEDEVDVLLHGTPDQKRKLIRECLTGESESSSEDEFEKEMEAELNSTIKTMEDKLSSLETGSSSGNGKVGTAPTKYYDDIYLDSDSEDEDKAATMVLEYSGHINNNSLFQIVMLS